Below is a window of bacterium DNA.
GGCAGCTTCCAGCAGGGGCGCATACCACGCTCTCGGCATCTCGGTTTGCTTCAGCGATTCATACTCGGGGTGATCGCGCGTCACAAGTTGATCGGCCAGAAAACTCTGAAGCTTGACGGCGTCTGCGCCCGCCCGCTTCGCCTCGCGAATCATCTTGCAGGCCGTGTCGAAGTCGCCGTTGTGGTTCGCCCCGATCTCCGCGATCACATACGCGGGTCGGCCTTCGCCAATCTCGCGGCCATCGATCGCAAAACCCGCCATCAGGCGCTTCCCTCTCTCTTGTTGCCGGACAATGCAGCGCCCTCAGAGGTGGACGCAATCTCCCAGTCCTCCGCATGGGCGCCCGCCCCTCCTTTCTCCAGCCAGAGGCGGAAAACACTTTTCCAGTTCTCCAGCCAAACAGACCCCTCAGGCGCATACCAAGCCAAAAACGCCTCCCTCGCCTCCTGCACGGCTGGTCCGCTCCACCAGACATGGGGCGCGCCCTCCACCTGCTCCACGAACTTTGCGGCATCGCCCGGGTCATGGTGGAGAATCCCTACCTGCCGCAGCGGTTCGAGCCGCTCTTCAATGACGGAGCGCATCAGCCACATATCGGGGTCATAGAACAGAATAAAAGGGCGATTGAGAATCAACGCCTCGATGAAGGTGGTCTGGGGGTTATCGATCACGGCGAGGCGGGAGTGCTCCAGCCTCCCCAGAATCGACTCCGAGAAATCATCTACCCGAACCTCCGGGAATTCCCGGTGGAAGGAATCCGCCGCGCCCCAGCCGTAGTCCACCGGATACGGGCGGTAGCAAAACTGGGACCGCAACTCACCGGGCAAGGCCTGGAAGAAAAGGTGCGACCATTTCAGATACCCCGGCACCTGGGAGGCAATCGGTTGAGTGCGGAGGCCCCGGGACGCATATTTCGGGAACGAATTGGCGACGAAGAGAAGCTCCCCCTCCACATCGTTCCGCGCCCGCCGGCCAAGCTCATAGAGCCGCTGGACCTTCGGATCCGGCATCGGAGTTTCCTTGTCGCCCTTGTCTTCGTACGCACCCCATGTAACAAAAGAGTTCACCACATCCACCGCCAAGGTTTCCGCGGGGGAATAATCGCTCAGCCCCGTGACGCCGCCGTGCTGTACCCCCACAAGGTGCACGCCGCGCTCCGCCGCACCGGCGGCGAGAAACTTGAATCGCTCGTTGCTCTTCCAGCCCATACTCGAGATCAACACCTTGCGCCTGGAATCCTCGCGCAAGTGTGCGACGGCATCGCACATCCGGGCATAACCTTCCAGATAGAGCCAGGGAAAGTTTACGGGGAGCGCCGATGCCAGCAGGGCGGGAAACACATCTTTCTCCGACCGGAAAACCTCCTTCAGACTCAGGCGCAGATCCGGCTGGAGTTCGTTTTCCCAATATTTCTCTTCCTCCCGCAAGAAGAGCATCGGCCAAGCGGAAAAGCCTGTGGTCCGGCAAAGCTTCCACAAATCCCTAAAACCGAAGGGCATGTCGCACAACAACGCCGGCCGATCCTTGCCCGCCTGCTCGAGTATTTTGCTGCCCATCCGCTTCAGCGAAAATTTCCACCACGCCAGCCCGGCAGAGGAATGAACCTCTGGCGGCCGGGAAATTTCAAACTCCCGGGCCGGAAGCTTCCACCCCATTTCACGAAGCAGCTGGCTGTAAATCTGAAGGTTGTAGCCATCCATCAAATTCAGGAAATGGAAGTCGCGGTAATCATAGGGCGTAACATATGATTTTTGAGAAAGGAGGAGGGTTTCGAATCCCGGCGCATGCTCCATGGCCTCACGCAGGCAAAGGTAGCGCTCGTAGAGCATCTCGATGAAAAAACCCAGCCAGGGACCGACAATGATCCGCCAGTAGCGGGCACTGCGATTTTCCCCGTGAACGCGGTTGAGAAACCCGGCGATGGAAGGGAGGGCATCTTCCAAGAGGCCTCGACAATAACGAATGGCCGCCCTTTTCCGATCGGGGCGTGCAAGCGGATAGGGCAATACAGGATACTTGTCCTGATCCGCGCGCCCGGCAGCCCCGTGT
It encodes the following:
- a CDS encoding LIC12162 family protein; protein product: MSDFQEGRPSSAPGGRFLATTALRDFWREECPIVLLGEWCREHGAAGRADQDKYPVLPYPLARPDRKRAAIRYCRGLLEDALPSIAGFLNRVHGENRSARYWRIIVGPWLGFFIEMLYERYLCLREAMEHAPGFETLLLSQKSYVTPYDYRDFHFLNLMDGYNLQIYSQLLREMGWKLPAREFEISRPPEVHSSAGLAWWKFSLKRMGSKILEQAGKDRPALLCDMPFGFRDLWKLCRTTGFSAWPMLFLREEEKYWENELQPDLRLSLKEVFRSEKDVFPALLASALPVNFPWLYLEGYARMCDAVAHLREDSRRKVLISSMGWKSNERFKFLAAGAAERGVHLVGVQHGGVTGLSDYSPAETLAVDVVNSFVTWGAYEDKGDKETPMPDPKVQRLYELGRRARNDVEGELLFVANSFPKYASRGLRTQPIASQVPGYLKWSHLFFQALPGELRSQFCYRPYPVDYGWGAADSFHREFPEVRVDDFSESILGRLEHSRLAVIDNPQTTFIEALILNRPFILFYDPDMWLMRSVIEERLEPLRQVGILHHDPGDAAKFVEQVEGAPHVWWSGPAVQEAREAFLAWYAPEGSVWLENWKSVFRLWLEKGGAGAHAEDWEIASTSEGAALSGNKREGSA